The genomic region AGTTTCAACTAAAAAAGGGATTGACTCGGGCAGCATGGAACAGGGGTCATGCTTTTCAGGTTGGTGAACTCCAGGATCAGGTTCAGGTCCATCGCGAAATGTTCGCCGTTCATCCTGATCACCGCAAAAGGCATAAAGCCGCTAAGGTTCTGTTCCTCCGTTTTCCGCCGCAATCCGAGCGCGCGTTCCCGGAATATGATTTTGTCCGATGGTTCCGCGTCCGGCGGAAAAGCCGGGTGAATCGCCGGTGTGGAATAATCTTCTATTTCAGGTGAAACGCCGGCGGCTCCGCCATGTTTTATCAAATTCGCCACATTGATGATCATCGCGATGCCGTTTTCCAGCTTTATTTCCCCGGAAAGCAGCTTTTGAGGAGCGGCATTTTCCAGCGCCATCTCCGGAGGGATATCTATGGCTTCCTGGGCAACGGTCTCCACCTGGATCGCTTCATTCACGATGAGTCCCACAAGGGAGTTTTCAATCTGGATGATCACTACCACATCGCTGATTGAATATCGGCCGGAAGTGTGGCCGAAACGGATGTCCAAATCAATGACCGGGACGATT from Nitrospinota bacterium harbors:
- a CDS encoding chemotaxis protein CheW — encoded protein: MNSTYLIIDHHGVLYAVDARAVRELIWLPELTPAEEFPPFVPGIFNLRGKIVPVIDLDIRFGHTSGRYSISDVVVIIQIENSLVGLIVNEAIQVETVAQEAIDIPPEMALENAAPQKLLSGEIKLENGIAMIINVANLIKHGGAAGVSPEIEDYSTPAIHPAFPPDAEPSDKIIFRERALGLRRKTEEQNLSGFMPFAVIRMNGEHFAMDLNLILEFTNLKSMTPVPCCPSQSLF